From Papilio machaon chromosome 29, ilPapMach1.1, whole genome shotgun sequence, one genomic window encodes:
- the LOC106708179 gene encoding E3 ubiquitin-protein ligase RFWD3: MSLPDSKQDDLEEPPAKVRKLSSPKLNDDTDGETCPICLDTWGNSGEHRLVALKCGHLFGAQCVERWLKAQPSRERTCPTCKSKAALKDIRFIYAKRLVAADSSQITALQKQVDSLQTEKSRVELELQNCKIAHRACIMQLEVLRSSLMKPQVAKEQPVRKTWRFALEKNLEISKDGGCRVMTYNCRTYELYVSQKSVNYLFPGYGIRKVSCVDNKAGQFVHLHPKPIRDLTYSQPRDLLLSAGLDGAARVVERGVPGLAVHCGLPLWSCSWDHLRTNEFYVGGVGGVVHQYDVRNPAHYIQRLTAPGDMSPVVSLRSTEYGLLSCQLNSCWLWVANMRQWEPRALPLEGPFMSLSYDEESHRALVSCRPGGTERARLALCRLRASAPGGEVALEPEQSFPGSGRATLMSRAAWVRAPGALWAAAHSEGEAALRLHGLEGARSVSLPAAEPALDVCALQLNGDTVLAALSEWRLRLYKAITTTT; the protein is encoded by the coding sequence ATGTCTCTGCCCGACTCCAAGCAAGATGACTTGGAGGAGCCGCCCGCTAAGGTGCGCAAGCTCTCATCGCCCAAACTAAACGACGACACTGACGGCGAGACGTGTCCCATCTGCCTCGATACGTGGGGCAACTCGGGCGAACACCGGCTGGTGGCGCTCAAGTGCGGTCATCTGTTCGGGGCGCAGTGTGTCGAGCGCTGGCTGAAGGCCCAGCCCTCGCGAGAACGCACCTGCCCCACCTGCAAGAGCAAGGCCGCGCTCAAAGACATACGCTTCATCTACGCCAAGCGCCTCGTCGCCGCCGACTCCTCGCAGATCACCGCCCTGCAGAAGCAGGTCGATTCGCTGCAGACCGAGAAGAGCAGAGTCGAACTCGAGCTGCAGAACTGCAAAATAGCGCATCGCGCGTGCATCATGCAGCTGGAAGTGCTGCGGAGCTCGCTGATGAAGCCCCAGGTGGCCAAGGAGCAGCCCGTGAGGAAGACGTGGCGCTTCGCGCTCGAGAAGAACCTGGAGATATCGAAGGACGGCGGCTGTCGGGTGATGACGTACAACTGCCGCACATACGAGCTGTACGTGTCGCAGAAGAGCGTCAACTACCTGTTCCCCGGGTACGGCATCCGCAAGGTGAGCTGCGTGGACAACAAGGCGGGCCAGTTCGTGCACCTTCACCCGAAGCCCATCCGCGACCTGACGTACTCGCAGCCGCGCGACCTGCTGCTGAGCGCGGGGCTGGACGGCGCGGCGCGCGTCGTGGAGCGCGGCGTGCCCGGCCTGGCCGTGCATTGCGGTCTGCCACTCTGGTCCTGCTCCTGGGACCACCTGCGCACCAACGAGTTCTACGTGGGCGGCGTCGGCGGCGTCGTGCACCAGTACGACGTGCGCAACCCCGCCCACTACATCCAGCGGCTGACGGCGCCCGGGGACATGTCGCCCGTCGTCTCGCTGCGCTCCACCGAGTACGGGCTGCTCTCGTGCCAGCTCAACTCGTGCTGGCTGTGGGTGGCCAACATGCGGCAGTGGGAGCCGCGCGCGCTGCCGCTGGAGGGGCCCTTCATGTCGCTGAGCTACGACGAGGAGTCGCACCGCGCGCTGGTGTCGTGCCGGCCGGGGGGCACGGAGCGGGCGCGGCTGGCGCTGTGCCGGCTGCGGGCGAGCGCGCCGGGCGGGGAGGTGGCGCTGGAGCCGGAGCAGAGTTTCCCGGGGTCGGGGCGGGCGACGCTGATGTCGCGCGCGGCGTGGGTGCGGGCGCCGGGCGCGCTGTGGGCGGCGGCGCACTCGGAGGGCGAGGCGGCGCTGCGGCTGCACGGGCTGGAGGGCGCGCGCTCCGTGTCGCTGCCGGCCGCGGAGCCCGCGCTGGACGTGTGCGCGCTGCAGCTCAACGGGGACACTGTGCTGGCCGCGCTCTCGGAGTGGCGCCTCAGACTGTACAAGGCCATCACCACCACCACGTGA